A stretch of Clostridia bacterium DNA encodes these proteins:
- a CDS encoding PhoH family protein: MKKIFVLDTNVFLNDPYAFFGFADNEVVISSVVIEEIDSKKRLMDDVGRNAREFSRKLDLLREQAPLNIGVKTPGGGLLRVEMNHQNNERMSHYFPAQNNDNRIISVAYTLHEQNKADKTPVILVSNDAIVRIKADSLGLRAESYRNDQVVDSRDKLYTGFRELTVPGELIDRFYKEHRLDMKALDVEAYPHEFFILKDQEASNKSAIGRCRDAKTLEPFFFLEDQVWGIHPRNVQQKMALELLLDDTVSLVTVSGRAGTGKTLLALATALSKVLDEKRYVKLLVARPVIPMGRDIGFLPGEKDEKLRPWMQPIYDNLEYLFSADEKNPLENMMAGTKSIEIEALTYIRGRSLPKQFIIIDEAQNLTRHEAKTIISRVGEQSKIILVGDPEQIDHPYIDSISNGLSYTVEQFKEQHIAGHVTLIKGERSELAELAATLL; this comes from the coding sequence ATGAAGAAGATATTCGTACTTGACACCAATGTTTTTCTCAATGATCCCTATGCCTTTTTTGGATTTGCAGATAATGAGGTGGTTATTTCTTCGGTCGTGATTGAGGAAATTGATAGTAAGAAACGGCTGATGGATGATGTGGGGAGAAATGCCAGAGAATTTTCTCGAAAACTAGATCTCTTGCGTGAACAAGCACCTTTGAATATAGGGGTGAAAACCCCTGGAGGTGGACTTCTAAGAGTTGAGATGAACCATCAAAACAATGAAAGAATGAGCCACTATTTTCCAGCACAAAATAACGACAATAGGATTATTTCTGTTGCCTACACTTTACATGAGCAAAACAAGGCTGATAAAACGCCGGTCATACTCGTTAGCAACGATGCGATTGTACGAATTAAGGCGGACTCATTGGGCCTGCGGGCAGAGAGCTATCGCAACGACCAGGTCGTTGACTCTAGAGACAAGCTATATACTGGCTTTAGAGAACTTACCGTACCCGGGGAGCTTATTGACCGTTTCTATAAGGAACATCGCTTGGATATGAAGGCGCTGGATGTGGAGGCCTATCCGCATGAGTTTTTTATCTTGAAGGATCAAGAGGCTAGTAATAAGTCGGCCATCGGTCGATGCCGTGATGCGAAGACATTAGAACCATTCTTTTTCCTAGAAGACCAAGTTTGGGGCATTCATCCCCGAAATGTGCAACAAAAGATGGCACTTGAGCTATTGCTTGATGATACAGTTTCTTTGGTAACCGTCTCTGGTCGTGCAGGAACAGGCAAAACATTATTGGCTCTAGCTACAGCGCTTAGTAAGGTTCTTGATGAAAAACGCTACGTAAAGCTATTGGTGGCACGTCCGGTGATACCGATGGGCAGGGATATTGGTTTCTTGCCTGGGGAAAAGGATGAAAAATTGAGACCCTGGATGCAACCTATTTATGATAACTTAGAGTACTTGTTTTCTGCTGATGAGAAAAATCCATTGGAGAATATGATGGCAGGTACTAAAAGTATTGAAATAGAAGCCTTGACCTATATCCGGGGACGCTCTTTGCCTAAACAGTTTATCATCATAGATGAAGCACAGAATCTGACCCGACACGAGGCAAAGACGATTATATCCCGCGTGGGAGAACAGTCTAAGATTATTTTAGTCGGTGATCCAGAACAGATTGATCATCCATATATAGACAGTATCAGTAATGGGCTTAGCTACACAGTGGAGCAGTTCAAAGAACAGCATATTGCGGGTCATGTGACCTTGATTAAGGGAGAACGTTCGGAACTGGCGGAGCTTGCAGCTACATTATTGTAA
- a CDS encoding iron-containing alcohol dehydrogenase, producing MSFFLDSANQTETVRSLSGVFHDKVVENILQVFKEMGKERPLLVLDDQVFTNETTQEIINALAELEYATFSGYPVPISLDDVKLGTAQYFQNDCDSLIAIGGGSTVDLAKLIGLLACNNHPWSEFFYNPNAGRRIPLLIAVPTSFGGSESSTGAFALDFSGPLVRNISREYFVPAYVAYDWRYLTTLPKKVVVANLLSMLLSLVELYLRGNDVEEMFIRLGVLAKEVLDKNHDYYPDLQNFSLDMGKLYRNSGYGFLSGLSCSIAAFTEVPCNLVKAIFMSSYLRYELGHSELAEIASLLSWPSSQALLQDIDKSVEGSGIREELEQVKGIIAKKEMVIALQSVQSEQGEEDFKGISSSTVRQLMKEVLEY from the coding sequence ATGAGCTTCTTTTTGGATTCTGCTAATCAGACAGAGACAGTTCGTTCTTTGTCTGGCGTATTCCATGATAAAGTAGTTGAGAACATACTGCAGGTTTTTAAGGAAATGGGTAAAGAACGTCCACTGCTGGTGCTAGATGACCAAGTGTTTACGAATGAAACGACACAGGAAATCATCAATGCACTCGCCGAATTGGAATATGCTACCTTTTCTGGGTATCCTGTGCCCATTTCCTTAGACGATGTAAAACTGGGCACAGCTCAATATTTCCAGAACGATTGTGACTCATTGATAGCAATTGGGGGTGGCTCAACTGTCGACCTAGCCAAGCTTATTGGCTTGTTGGCCTGCAATAATCATCCTTGGTCGGAGTTTTTTTACAATCCAAATGCTGGTCGTCGAATACCACTTTTGATTGCAGTTCCAACTTCATTTGGTGGTAGCGAATCGAGTACAGGCGCTTTTGCACTAGATTTTTCTGGACCCTTGGTACGGAATATTTCACGTGAGTACTTTGTACCAGCATACGTTGCGTACGATTGGCGTTACCTAACGACTTTGCCCAAGAAGGTTGTCGTTGCTAACTTGTTGTCTATGTTATTGTCTCTAGTTGAACTTTATCTTAGAGGGAATGATGTTGAGGAGATGTTTATCCGGCTAGGTGTTCTTGCGAAGGAAGTATTGGATAAGAACCATGATTACTATCCGGATTTACAAAATTTTTCACTGGATATGGGAAAATTGTATCGAAACAGTGGTTATGGATTTTTATCCGGCTTATCTTGCTCAATAGCAGCCTTTACCGAAGTGCCATGCAATCTCGTAAAGGCAATCTTTATGAGTTCTTATCTGAGATATGAATTGGGGCATAGTGAATTGGCAGAAATAGCATCGCTACTGAGTTGGCCTAGTAGTCAGGCGCTGTTACAGGATATAGATAAATCAGTGGAAGGCAGTGGAATTCGAGAAGAACTAGAACAGGTAAAAGGTATAATTGCAAAAAAAGAAATGGTGATTGCGCTCCAAAGTGTTCAGTCTGAACAAGGAGAAGAAGATTTCAAAGGAATCAGTTCCAGCACAGTAAGACAGCTTATGAAGGAAGTGCTCGAGTATTAG
- a CDS encoding nitroreductase family protein gives MKNVICNRRSIRKYSEDKVPFEVAKEVIEIARKAPSWKNQQCWHFVLVDDQKIKEQLADAIPEGNPGRKGITQAPYVIVVLADPEHSGNLDGKPYYLVDGGIVFSTLMLAAAERGLGTCFVGWVDEESAKKACNVPENYRLIGITPLGVAQYMPEEKPRKEFEELTTINAFGKED, from the coding sequence ATGAAAAACGTAATTTGTAACAGACGTAGCATTCGTAAATATTCAGAAGATAAAGTACCATTTGAGGTTGCTAAGGAAGTAATTGAAATTGCAAGGAAAGCACCTTCTTGGAAAAATCAACAGTGTTGGCATTTTGTACTTGTAGATGACCAAAAAATTAAGGAACAGTTAGCTGATGCTATCCCTGAGGGAAATCCAGGACGTAAAGGAATCACGCAAGCACCATATGTAATTGTGGTTTTGGCTGATCCAGAGCATTCCGGCAATCTGGATGGAAAACCCTATTACTTAGTTGATGGGGGCATTGTCTTTTCTACCTTAATGTTGGCTGCGGCTGAACGTGGCTTAGGGACTTGTTTTGTTGGCTGGGTTGATGAAGAAAGTGCGAAGAAAGCATGTAATGTTCCTGAGAATTATCGACTTATTGGGATTACGCCACTTGGGGTAGCTCAGTATATGCCAGAAGAAAAACCAAGGAAAGAATTCGAGGAATTGACGACCATCAATGCTTTCGGAAAGGAAGACTAA
- a CDS encoding cytidylate kinase family protein: MTISRTLGSYGDEIAKKLSQILSIPIIDKETTYAEWLPEVTDEHAVHMLRSSYAFYHHAFNQEDTYKDYIANRLRSTLSTGPKIFLGMGSQVIFKDYPSTVHIRINAPFSVRLERMQESWHLSTDKATANLLESDSRRKKFIRKVHGQDWEDEFLYDLKINTTKIGIDESCKLIRTLISKADRLSPYNAGQLSLFQNETSRYDFRHEVEGEFAAILDSYGIDWEYEPTTFPLTFDDEGNITQAISPDFYLKQEDTYIELTVMNPKYMAEKRRKVERLRELYPEIKVILMDKKGLESFIQRYKLKTHVEADQ; this comes from the coding sequence TTGACTATTTCTCGCACATTGGGTAGCTATGGAGATGAAATCGCTAAAAAACTTTCGCAGATTCTTAGTATACCCATTATAGATAAAGAGACTACCTACGCCGAATGGCTACCAGAAGTCACCGATGAACATGCTGTGCATATGCTGCGTTCGAGCTATGCCTTTTATCACCATGCCTTCAATCAAGAAGACACCTATAAAGATTACATTGCAAACAGATTGAGAAGCACTTTAAGCACAGGACCTAAGATTTTCTTAGGGATGGGATCTCAAGTGATTTTCAAAGACTACCCAAGCACAGTGCATATTCGCATCAATGCTCCCTTTTCTGTCCGCCTAGAGCGTATGCAGGAAAGTTGGCATCTTTCTACTGACAAAGCTACCGCAAACCTTCTTGAATCTGATTCTAGAAGGAAAAAATTTATCCGCAAGGTACATGGCCAGGACTGGGAAGATGAGTTTCTCTATGACCTTAAAATCAATACCACTAAAATTGGTATCGATGAAAGTTGCAAATTGATTCGCACACTTATCTCCAAAGCAGACCGTCTAAGTCCATATAATGCCGGTCAGCTTTCTTTATTCCAAAATGAGACCTCACGCTATGATTTTCGACATGAGGTAGAAGGAGAGTTTGCAGCTATATTAGATAGTTACGGGATAGACTGGGAATACGAACCGACCACCTTCCCTCTCACCTTCGATGATGAAGGGAATATCACCCAAGCAATCTCACCTGATTTTTATCTCAAGCAAGAAGATACCTATATTGAGCTAACTGTTATGAATCCAAAATACATGGCTGAAAAAAGGCGTAAGGTGGAGCGCCTGCGAGAACTTTATCCTGAAATTAAAGTAATACTGATGGATAAGAAGGGACTTGAATCCTTTATACAACGCTACAAATTGAAAACCCACGTGGAGGCAGACCAATGA
- the hpt gene encoding hypoxanthine phosphoribosyltransferase, giving the protein MNKPKEVLLEKRVIEERIEALAKEIDTDYAEANPLLLTLLKGSFYFAADLSKQMQSKHSIDFLTVAHDSSGMLEIRYPPTSSLKDRHVLLIEDIIDSGLTLHYIVDYVQKQGAKSVWVCTLLDNPVRRLVELPIRYLGFTIPDVYVVGYGLDVNEHYRNLSDIHIYEP; this is encoded by the coding sequence ATGAATAAACCCAAGGAAGTACTGCTAGAAAAGCGCGTCATAGAAGAACGTATCGAGGCCCTAGCCAAAGAAATCGACACCGATTATGCTGAAGCGAATCCTCTACTCTTAACACTTTTGAAGGGTAGCTTCTATTTCGCCGCAGATTTAAGCAAGCAAATGCAGTCCAAACATAGCATTGATTTTCTTACTGTAGCCCATGACAGTTCTGGCATGTTGGAAATACGATACCCGCCGACCAGTAGTCTTAAAGACCGGCACGTACTACTCATCGAAGATATTATCGATTCCGGACTTACCTTGCACTACATAGTAGATTACGTACAAAAGCAAGGTGCCAAATCCGTGTGGGTCTGTACCTTGCTTGATAATCCTGTTCGTCGCCTAGTTGAACTCCCTATTCGCTATCTGGGGTTTACCATACCAGATGTCTATGTGGTCGGTTATGGGCTAGATGTCAACGAGCACTACCGTAATCTTTCAGATATTCACATTTACGAGCCATAA
- a CDS encoding glycosyltransferase family 4 protein, protein MKILHVIAQKPDYTGSGIYVKNLMCWAASRGHDQALVAAMEKGDQLPLSLMDEYLVTFGDEKLPFFVPGMSDEMPYPSTPYGSLDEEELLAWEESFEQQLLLAKEGFKPDVVIAHHLWLLTAKVREVFSEIPVMAICHGSDLRQMGKNKHLRGKVLPASRKLDRIFALNRFQKQEIASVYGYPLEKIVVSGIGYDDKLFCPRKKTRQEKRGKRLIYAGKLARAKGLLSLFRIMEHLRRDLDIRLSLAGSGDVAYWQEVAPEGVDFLGRLSQCELAEAFRESDVFVLPSYFEGLPLVALEAFGSGLSVVMSDIPGVRNWLGDDIIESGHMDLVKLPAMERMDEPIAADLPFFEARFEAAIRRMLLQKKDTECMQMLAQQRSWDQVFEKIEQAMYYGS, encoded by the coding sequence ATGAAAATTCTGCATGTCATTGCGCAGAAACCAGACTATACAGGTAGCGGCATTTATGTAAAAAACTTAATGTGTTGGGCTGCCAGCCGGGGCCATGACCAGGCTCTGGTTGCAGCGATGGAAAAGGGGGATCAGTTGCCCCTTTCTTTGATGGACGAGTATTTGGTTACGTTTGGTGATGAGAAATTGCCATTTTTTGTCCCTGGTATGTCAGATGAGATGCCCTATCCAAGTACCCCATATGGTTCCTTAGATGAGGAAGAATTATTGGCGTGGGAGGAGTCTTTCGAGCAACAACTTTTGCTAGCCAAGGAAGGTTTTAAGCCGGACGTAGTGATAGCACACCATTTATGGTTGCTTACGGCCAAGGTGCGGGAAGTCTTCAGCGAGATACCCGTCATGGCCATTTGTCATGGTAGCGATTTACGTCAAATGGGAAAGAACAAGCATTTGCGTGGAAAAGTGTTGCCGGCTAGTCGAAAACTAGATAGAATTTTTGCGCTCAATAGATTCCAAAAACAAGAAATTGCCTCAGTATATGGATATCCCTTAGAAAAAATCGTGGTTAGTGGTATAGGTTATGACGATAAGCTCTTTTGTCCTAGGAAAAAAACTAGGCAGGAGAAAAGAGGCAAAAGATTGATTTACGCAGGCAAGCTTGCACGCGCCAAAGGACTGTTAAGTTTATTTCGGATTATGGAACACCTTAGACGGGATCTAGATATTCGGCTAAGCTTGGCCGGTTCAGGAGATGTGGCGTATTGGCAAGAAGTAGCGCCTGAAGGTGTGGACTTTTTAGGAAGACTCTCCCAATGCGAGCTAGCGGAAGCGTTTCGAGAAAGTGATGTATTTGTATTGCCTTCCTATTTTGAAGGTTTGCCCTTGGTTGCCTTGGAGGCTTTTGGGTCAGGACTATCAGTGGTTATGAGCGATATACCTGGTGTTCGTAATTGGTTGGGTGATGATATTATTGAATCTGGGCATATGGATTTGGTGAAGTTGCCTGCTATGGAGAGGATGGATGAACCCATTGCTGCTGACCTGCCTTTTTTTGAAGCGCGATTTGAAGCAGCAATTCGTAGAATGCTGCTTCAAAAAAAAGATACTGAATGTATGCAGATGCTGGCTCAGCAGAGAAGTTGGGATCAGGTATTCGAGAAGATTGAGCAAGCCATGTATTATGGCTCGTAA
- the bcp gene encoding thioredoxin-dependent thiol peroxidase, translating into MLKEGTQIPSFTTMDGEEKTWTDGDFRGRKLILYFYPKDNTSGUTKEAEGFRDHYEEIVQLGAEVVGVSKDSVRSHKKFSDKLGLPFVLLADTELNMMHDFEVWSEKKIYGKTYMGTERTTFLIDEKGKIIKIWDKVKAKGHAEQVLEALRD; encoded by the coding sequence ATGCTAAAAGAAGGAACGCAGATACCATCTTTTACCACAATGGACGGTGAAGAAAAGACGTGGACTGACGGGGACTTTAGAGGGCGTAAGCTGATTCTCTATTTTTATCCTAAGGATAATACTTCTGGATGAACCAAAGAAGCGGAAGGTTTCCGCGACCATTATGAAGAAATAGTGCAATTGGGTGCAGAAGTAGTGGGGGTCAGTAAGGATTCAGTTAGATCCCATAAAAAGTTTTCTGATAAGTTGGGCTTGCCATTTGTTCTTCTTGCTGATACAGAACTAAATATGATGCATGATTTTGAGGTCTGGAGTGAGAAGAAAATATATGGCAAGACCTATATGGGTACTGAGAGAACGACATTCTTGATTGACGAAAAAGGGAAGATTATTAAAATTTGGGACAAGGTCAAGGCGAAGGGACATGCAGAACAAGTCCTGGAAGCATTGCGAGATTAG
- a CDS encoding ATP-binding cassette domain-containing protein → MLEVSVEKKLHQFRLDCTFKVGREVLAVTGESGAGKTSLLKMVAGLMQPDAGHIILQGRELFNQGSVNLRTQDRKVGYVFQDYALFPHMSVEDNLFLAQKVRDEKQVRLLLATFGVEKLAKCHPKEISGGQRQRVAFARALVTKPDFLLLDEPFSSLDVQTKERLYKEFQHFRKEWNIGALLVTHNAVEAQILADKVLKIRDGRVVREKFNHLSGRILEVIDEEYYKELVIEALGIRLSVVKPDYFSLANYRKDMQVAISIKPENLILTKDAQIGACGGNRFWGKVLHVHRTRRSVKIELQVGQDRLLSAVGFSAAKRLNIKENDQVVCLLAEQDVELLNTLD, encoded by the coding sequence ATGTTAGAAGTATCTGTAGAGAAGAAATTACATCAATTTCGTTTGGATTGTACCTTCAAGGTAGGACGAGAAGTCTTGGCGGTTACTGGTGAATCAGGGGCTGGGAAGACTTCATTACTAAAAATGGTTGCCGGTTTGATGCAACCAGATGCAGGACATATCATCTTGCAGGGACGAGAGCTTTTTAATCAGGGAAGTGTAAATCTGCGGACCCAGGATCGTAAAGTGGGTTATGTATTTCAGGACTATGCCTTGTTTCCTCATATGAGTGTGGAGGATAATCTATTTTTAGCCCAAAAAGTACGAGATGAAAAACAAGTAAGGCTGCTTTTGGCAACCTTTGGTGTTGAAAAATTAGCAAAATGCCATCCAAAAGAGATTTCCGGGGGACAAAGGCAGAGAGTTGCTTTTGCACGAGCCTTGGTGACCAAACCAGATTTCTTGCTATTGGATGAACCTTTTTCTTCCTTAGATGTACAGACGAAAGAGCGCTTATATAAAGAGTTTCAACATTTTCGGAAAGAGTGGAATATCGGGGCGCTTCTCGTAACACACAATGCGGTCGAGGCACAAATTCTCGCAGACAAGGTATTGAAAATCCGTGACGGTCGGGTAGTGCGTGAAAAATTTAATCATCTTAGTGGCAGGATTCTGGAAGTTATTGATGAAGAGTATTACAAGGAATTGGTTATTGAAGCCTTGGGTATACGCTTGAGTGTGGTTAAACCGGACTATTTCTCCCTTGCCAATTACCGAAAAGATATGCAAGTGGCGATTAGCATAAAACCGGAAAATCTTATTTTAACGAAGGACGCACAGATTGGAGCTTGTGGGGGGAATCGTTTTTGGGGCAAGGTGTTGCATGTTCATCGCACACGCCGATCCGTTAAAATTGAACTTCAGGTTGGACAGGACAGACTTCTTAGTGCAGTAGGTTTTAGTGCGGCCAAACGGCTGAATATAAAAGAGAACGACCAAGTGGTTTGCCTGCTGGCGGAGCAAGACGTAGAGCTTCTGAATACGTTGGATTGA
- the modB gene encoding molybdate ABC transporter permease subunit yields MLQPILVSLKVASLALILIVGISLLLVRIFTEKDFRCKEPLETLIMLPMVLPPTILGYGLLLLFGRHGFLGKPLFALFDASLIFTWGAAVLAAFIVGLPLMYQSLKGGITAIDEQYIQAARTLGIEENKIFWRIKLPLAKQGFISGLALALARALGEFGATLMVAGNIPGKTQTVPIAIYFAVEAGRYKEANILLGFMLLSSLGLIYFITSKRKGR; encoded by the coding sequence ATGTTACAACCAATTTTGGTGTCACTTAAGGTAGCATCATTGGCTCTAATTCTGATTGTGGGGATTAGTTTGCTTTTGGTCAGAATATTCACGGAAAAAGACTTTCGGTGTAAGGAGCCTCTTGAGACATTAATAATGTTGCCCATGGTATTGCCACCTACAATCTTGGGTTATGGATTGTTGTTACTGTTTGGTCGTCATGGATTTTTGGGAAAGCCTCTATTTGCTTTATTTGATGCATCCTTGATTTTCACTTGGGGAGCGGCGGTACTTGCTGCTTTTATTGTGGGACTCCCCTTAATGTACCAAAGTCTCAAAGGTGGCATCACAGCCATCGACGAGCAGTATATCCAAGCAGCTAGGACTTTGGGAATTGAGGAAAATAAGATTTTTTGGCGCATCAAATTACCCCTTGCCAAGCAAGGATTTATTAGTGGCCTGGCACTAGCACTGGCCAGAGCGTTAGGTGAATTTGGAGCTACCTTGATGGTTGCTGGAAACATACCGGGGAAAACGCAGACAGTGCCCATAGCCATATATTTTGCTGTGGAAGCTGGAAGATATAAGGAGGCCAATATCCTGCTTGGCTTTATGCTACTTTCCAGCTTGGGATTGATTTATTTCATCACATCCAAACGGAAGGGGAGATAA
- the modA gene encoding molybdate ABC transporter substrate-binding protein, producing MKKKNIVVALILAIVLLLVTILVSKSRESDEEIFVMAAASLQDVLTEVANLYESETGIELVLNFASSGTLRKGIEEGANPDIFLSASTKQMDLLVDQGLVEEEHQRVLVMNQVVLIGYSAESEPYTLNEVTDTDALLAIGDPDFVPAGRYALQVIQARGLEEDLKEHFLICKDVRQVLAYVSSGEAEFGMVYRTDAMTSDVVNIMETYDEQESGVVQYPAALLAKGQDSKKAQDFYNFLFSQKAKNIFTLHGFLTLED from the coding sequence ATGAAAAAGAAGAACATAGTTGTCGCTTTGATTTTGGCTATAGTTTTGCTTTTGGTGACAATTCTTGTTAGCAAATCTAGAGAAAGCGATGAAGAAATTTTTGTTATGGCGGCAGCCAGTCTGCAGGATGTGCTAACCGAAGTGGCTAACCTTTATGAGTCTGAGACTGGTATAGAGCTTGTCCTTAACTTTGCCTCTTCTGGAACCTTACGCAAGGGGATTGAGGAAGGAGCTAATCCGGATATCTTTCTTTCTGCTTCCACCAAGCAGATGGATCTCTTGGTGGATCAAGGACTGGTAGAGGAAGAACACCAAAGGGTTCTAGTAATGAACCAAGTGGTGCTCATTGGCTACAGTGCTGAATCAGAGCCCTATACTCTAAACGAGGTCACAGATACGGATGCATTGCTTGCTATTGGTGACCCTGATTTTGTGCCAGCCGGGCGCTATGCGTTGCAGGTAATCCAAGCAAGAGGTTTGGAAGAAGATTTAAAAGAGCACTTTTTGATATGCAAGGACGTGCGTCAGGTGCTAGCGTATGTAAGCAGTGGTGAGGCGGAATTCGGTATGGTCTACAGGACGGATGCTATGACTAGTGATGTGGTGAATATCATGGAAACCTATGACGAACAAGAATCTGGTGTGGTTCAGTATCCAGCAGCCCTGCTTGCAAAAGGACAAGATAGTAAAAAGGCCCAGGACTTTTATAACTTTTTGTTTAGTCAAAAGGCGAAGAATATTTTTACGCTTCACGGATTTCTTACTTTGGAGGACTAA